A single window of Desulfovibrio sp. G11 DNA harbors:
- a CDS encoding response regulator, translated as MEICRILLVDDHKLLMEGVRSLLAPYAHLRVVGMALAGGEAVALAASLTPHLMVLDLGMPGMNGVETARAVLEVRPATRILVYTGHEDQRWLPELIDLGIMGHVRKSEPPGVLLRAIENVRRGEIFLSFSDPGGRLAALLRERRQAVDESGGDGCGDLSALSPREKEIFRLLADGHSVKAIAGDLHISPKTVETHKYNLLTKLQAGSVGDLVKIAIRHGLVKV; from the coding sequence ATGGAAATCTGCCGCATCCTGCTTGTTGACGACCACAAGCTGCTTATGGAAGGCGTGCGCAGCCTGCTGGCCCCCTATGCGCACTTGCGGGTAGTGGGCATGGCCCTTGCCGGTGGCGAGGCAGTGGCCCTGGCCGCCTCGCTGACGCCACACCTGATGGTGCTGGACCTCGGCATGCCCGGCATGAATGGGGTGGAAACCGCGCGCGCCGTGCTTGAAGTACGCCCGGCCACACGCATTCTTGTCTATACCGGGCATGAGGATCAGCGCTGGCTGCCCGAGCTTATCGATCTTGGCATCATGGGGCATGTACGCAAATCCGAGCCGCCGGGCGTGTTGTTGCGCGCCATCGAAAACGTGCGCCGGGGCGAGATATTTTTAAGTTTTTCTGATCCTGGCGGGCGGCTGGCGGCCCTTTTGCGCGAACGCCGTCAGGCGGTGGACGAGTCCGGCGGCGATGGCTGCGGCGACCTGTCCGCTCTGTCGCCCCGGGAAAAAGAGATTTTTCGCCTGCTGGCAGACGGGCACAGCGTCAAGGCCATCGCGGGCGACCTGCATATCAGCCCCAAAACCGTAGAAACCCACAAATATAATCTGCTCACCAAGTTACAGGCCGGGTCTGTGGGCGATCTGGTTAAAATTGCCATCCGTCACGGTCTGGTCAAAGTCTGA
- the mgtE gene encoding magnesium transporter, with protein sequence MADYRNKEQEMRPVEATEREDDRTAVPLTQAPEHGVKADSPSQDAGFASSDAGAVHASGDCPTASGGAASEDYADAGAPEDVLSPSASAGDGRDGGALPGAAGVSTEAAAIDEEYEPEFLDQEFIHPADMADHLENLSLEKQVSTLARMSKEDAAEALAELDGNVAVDLLENLDTDVAAQIIAEMSPDDAADVLDELEEDHRDALLEKLTREDSEELRSLLNFDPDSAGGAMNTELILLECNQTVDEAIAHIRTEMAEKESPYYGYVVDSHDVLVGVLSLRDLMLARPGTIVGDAVVGQSVISVTYDTDRREVASLLSHYNFMAMPVVDNEGHIMGVITYDDIMDIMHEEASADMLGMVGADPEESVDTPWKESVCKRLPWLFVNMFNSALSASVVYMFEGSIAEMAVLAVLMPMVANQAGNTGQQALAVMIRQLATDRFDQKKAWMAVVREGKIGLVTGIVMAVTAFFGVWWFTGVAAIGAVMGGALMCDMLLGAISGGSIPLIFRALGRDPAHASSIFLTTITDGAGFFIFLGLASLFLL encoded by the coding sequence ATGGCAGATTATCGTAATAAAGAACAAGAAATGCGGCCTGTTGAGGCCACAGAGCGGGAAGACGACCGCACCGCCGTTCCGTTGACGCAAGCGCCGGAACACGGCGTAAAGGCCGATTCTCCTTCACAGGACGCGGGCTTTGCGTCGTCTGATGCCGGTGCGGTACACGCATCCGGTGATTGCCCGACCGCTTCTGGCGGGGCAGCTTCTGAAGATTATGCAGATGCAGGCGCTCCGGAAGATGTGCTTTCTCCTTCTGCTTCGGCCGGCGACGGCCGTGACGGCGGCGCTTTGCCCGGAGCGGCGGGCGTGAGTACGGAAGCGGCAGCCATTGATGAAGAATATGAGCCGGAATTTCTGGATCAGGAGTTCATTCACCCGGCCGACATGGCCGACCATCTGGAAAACCTGAGCCTTGAAAAGCAGGTGAGCACGCTTGCCCGCATGTCCAAAGAGGACGCGGCCGAAGCACTGGCAGAGCTGGACGGCAATGTGGCCGTGGACCTGCTGGAAAATCTGGATACGGACGTGGCCGCCCAGATTATTGCCGAGATGTCCCCGGACGACGCCGCCGACGTGCTGGACGAGCTGGAAGAGGACCACCGCGACGCCCTGCTGGAAAAACTGACCCGCGAAGACTCCGAAGAGTTGCGCAGCCTGCTCAATTTCGATCCGGACTCCGCGGGCGGGGCCATGAACACGGAACTCATCCTGCTGGAGTGCAACCAGACAGTGGATGAGGCCATCGCCCATATCCGCACCGAAATGGCCGAGAAGGAAAGCCCCTATTACGGCTATGTGGTAGACTCGCATGACGTGCTCGTCGGCGTGCTCTCCCTGCGCGACCTCATGCTGGCCCGTCCCGGAACCATCGTGGGGGATGCCGTGGTCGGGCAGAGCGTCATCAGCGTCACCTATGATACAGACAGGCGTGAGGTGGCCAGCCTGCTCTCACACTACAATTTCATGGCCATGCCTGTTGTGGACAATGAGGGTCACATCATGGGTGTCATTACCTATGACGACATCATGGACATCATGCACGAAGAGGCCAGCGCCGACATGCTGGGCATGGTGGGTGCCGACCCGGAAGAAAGCGTGGACACGCCCTGGAAAGAGAGCGTGTGCAAACGCCTGCCCTGGCTGTTTGTCAACATGTTCAACTCGGCGCTTTCGGCTTCGGTGGTGTACATGTTTGAGGGCAGCATTGCCGAAATGGCCGTACTTGCGGTGCTCATGCCTATGGTAGCCAACCAGGCGGGCAATACTGGGCAGCAGGCTCTTGCCGTTATGATCCGTCAGCTGGCTACAGACCGCTTTGACCAGAAAAAAGCCTGGATGGCGGTGGTGCGCGAAGGCAAGATCGGCCTTGTTACCGGCATCGTCATGGCTGTCACAGCCTTTTTCGGCGTGTGGTGGTTTACGGGAGTTGCGGCCATAGGTGCTGTCATGGGCGGGGCGCTTATGTGTGACATGCTGCTCGGGGCCATTTCCGGCGGCTCCATACCGCTTATTTTTCGCGCGCTGGGGCGTGACCCCGCGCATGCTTCCAGCATATTTCTTACCACCATTACGGATGGCGCGGGCTTTTTCATCTTTCTCGGGCTGGCTTCGCTTTTTCTGCTGTAG
- the nadC gene encoding carboxylating nicotinate-nucleotide diphosphorylase, which produces MYTPWAAFFSPEGRRLLQKSIDLALEEDGPELTAMGLFSPDAYLNAAIRAKEDTLVVGLPVIGPVFRSLGAPFRWQALVPETARVPAMTEVARITAPAVPMLKAERVILNFITHLSGIANLTARYVRELEGTGVRLLDTRKTTPGLRWPEKYAVQAGGASNHRKNLAEMLMLKDNHIDAAGSIASAVAALRSRYSPCPPIEVECRTIAHVREAIAARADRIMMDNMGGALLSEALALVPPDIETEVSGGVRLENLRELALTAPRRPDFISVGRLTHSAVAADFSMTLLPA; this is translated from the coding sequence ATGTATACGCCCTGGGCCGCTTTTTTTTCTCCCGAAGGACGGCGGCTTCTACAAAAATCCATAGATCTCGCCCTTGAAGAAGACGGTCCGGAACTGACTGCCATGGGCCTTTTCTCTCCTGATGCGTACCTGAATGCGGCCATACGAGCCAAAGAGGATACCCTGGTGGTGGGGCTGCCCGTGATCGGCCCGGTATTCCGCAGCCTGGGTGCGCCCTTCAGATGGCAGGCCCTTGTACCCGAGACGGCCCGCGTACCGGCCATGACGGAGGTGGCCCGCATTACCGCTCCGGCTGTGCCCATGCTCAAGGCCGAACGCGTTATCCTGAACTTCATAACCCATCTTTCGGGCATAGCCAACCTCACGGCCCGTTATGTGCGGGAACTTGAGGGAACCGGCGTTCGCCTGCTCGATACGCGCAAGACCACCCCCGGCCTGCGCTGGCCGGAAAAATACGCCGTGCAGGCAGGCGGCGCGTCCAACCACCGCAAAAACCTTGCTGAAATGCTCATGCTCAAGGATAATCACATCGATGCGGCCGGCTCCATTGCCTCGGCCGTTGCTGCCCTGCGCAGCCGCTACAGCCCCTGCCCCCCCATTGAGGTGGAGTGCCGCACCATCGCGCATGTGCGCGAGGCCATTGCCGCGCGCGCCGATCGCATTATGATGGACAATATGGGCGGAGCGCTTTTGAGCGAGGCTCTGGCTCTGGTTCCCCCGGATATTGAAACCGAAGTCAGCGGCGGCGTGCGGCTGGAAAATCTGCGCGAACTGGCCCTTACGGCCCCCCGCAGGCCGGACTTCATCTCCGTGGGACGGCTAACCCATTCCGCCGTGGCGGCGGACTTCAGCATGACCCTGCTGCCGGCCTGA
- the nadA gene encoding quinolinate synthase NadA, with product MQDISAGIQAIKRQLGDRLCIMGHHYQNDAVVQHCDITGDSLELARRVPQVNADHIVFCGVYFMGESAALLAKPGQAVYLPSMDADCLMSRMTPAPLARKVLEQLYALGRKVIPLAYVNTDLALKAVVGEYGGAVCTSANAGIMLQWAMKQGDGVLFLPDMHLGNNTATALGIAPHERHVLRIGSRGLVEPEAQALDRKLLLWPGCCAIHARFDPDDVREMRAAHPGCRVIAHPECREDVIAVCDGAGSTSYLIKDAARVAAEAPGSTLIVGTENNLVHRLAARHAGQCRIIPLGHAICGNMAKVTEKKLWTILEAITAQKATPLAIEEELCPPARLSLTRMLEVCGQ from the coding sequence ATGCAAGACATCAGTGCCGGTATTCAGGCTATCAAGCGCCAGCTTGGCGACAGGCTCTGCATTATGGGCCACCACTACCAGAACGATGCCGTGGTGCAGCACTGCGACATCACGGGCGACTCGCTGGAACTGGCCCGCCGTGTGCCCCAGGTGAACGCGGACCATATCGTTTTTTGTGGCGTCTACTTTATGGGCGAATCCGCGGCGCTGCTGGCCAAGCCGGGCCAGGCAGTCTACCTGCCGAGCATGGACGCGGACTGCCTCATGTCGCGGATGACCCCCGCCCCACTGGCCCGCAAGGTGCTGGAGCAGCTTTACGCCCTTGGCCGCAAGGTCATTCCCCTAGCTTACGTCAATACTGATCTGGCCCTCAAGGCCGTGGTGGGTGAATACGGCGGCGCCGTGTGTACATCAGCCAATGCGGGCATCATGCTGCAATGGGCCATGAAGCAGGGGGACGGCGTGCTGTTTTTGCCCGACATGCACCTGGGCAACAATACGGCAACGGCCCTGGGTATCGCCCCACACGAAAGGCACGTGCTGCGCATAGGCTCCAGGGGACTGGTGGAGCCGGAAGCCCAGGCCCTGGACAGAAAGCTGCTGCTCTGGCCGGGCTGCTGCGCCATCCACGCCCGGTTTGACCCTGACGATGTACGTGAAATGCGCGCCGCGCACCCGGGCTGCCGCGTCATTGCTCACCCCGAATGCCGCGAGGATGTCATCGCAGTCTGCGACGGCGCCGGTTCCACATCCTACCTGATCAAAGACGCGGCTCGCGTGGCCGCTGAAGCCCCTGGCTCCACGCTCATCGTGGGAACCGAGAACAATCTTGTCCACCGCCTTGCTGCCCGCCATGCGGGCCAATGCCGCATAATCCCCCTGGGACACGCCATTTGCGGCAACATGGCCAAAGTGACGGAAAAAAAGCTCTGGACCATTCTCGAGGCAATTACCGCTCAAAAAGCCACCCCTCTGGCGATCGAGGAGGAACTCTGCCCCCCCGCCCGCCTCTCGCTAACCCGCATGCTTGAAGTATGCGGCCAATGA
- the nadB gene encoding L-aspartate oxidase, with protein MNVSRRHVPVLIIGSGIAGCTAALTLADAGHEVLLINAGSQLLDGNSELAQGGIIYRADPARNGGPGTAGGQNSDDAAALEKDILVAGHNYNYRKAVRFLCRQGPSCVDDMLIERARVPFDRNEDGSFNLTREGGHSTPRILHCRDYSGRAIMEGLTAQIMVHPRITRLHHRAAIDLLTSRHHARTSQYRYEINNRCMGAYVLNEESGEPETILADWTVLATGGVGQVFLHSTNAPGCVGTGVSMAFRAGVDLANLEFMQFHPTALYEERSNRRSLITEAMRGEGARLLNHKGQAFMQGYDPRGDLAPRDVVAQAMMDEMLHNGAPCLFLDVSGVEQDLPTRFPTVFQKCLEAGIDIRREPIPVVPAAHYFCGGVLTDERGRTSMRGLYAIGECACTGLHGANRLASTSLLEALVWGVSCGKDLNRRLKAESGLPKGLAAAIPDWLHEGDERRDDPALVAQDWTNIRNTMWNYVGISRTEARLRRAFEDMRDLVRHIHDFYKYTRISRRLVDLFHGSQTAYVIIQAAMRNRASLGCHHRVD; from the coding sequence GTGAATGTCAGTCGCCGTCATGTGCCCGTATTAATTATTGGTTCGGGCATTGCCGGATGCACCGCCGCCCTTACGCTGGCCGATGCCGGTCATGAAGTGCTTCTTATCAACGCCGGGAGCCAGTTGCTCGACGGCAACTCCGAACTGGCCCAGGGGGGCATCATCTATCGTGCCGACCCCGCCAGAAACGGCGGGCCGGGAACCGCCGGAGGCCAGAACAGCGATGACGCCGCTGCCCTGGAAAAAGATATCCTTGTAGCAGGACACAATTACAACTATCGCAAAGCCGTACGCTTTCTCTGCCGTCAGGGGCCTTCCTGCGTTGACGACATGCTCATCGAGCGCGCCAGGGTTCCCTTTGACCGCAATGAAGACGGCAGCTTTAACCTGACCCGCGAGGGCGGGCATTCCACACCGCGCATCCTGCATTGCCGCGATTACTCGGGCCGGGCCATCATGGAAGGCCTTACAGCCCAGATCATGGTCCACCCGCGCATCACGCGCCTGCACCACCGCGCCGCCATTGACCTTCTGACAAGCCGCCACCACGCCAGGACCTCGCAATACCGTTACGAGATCAACAATCGCTGCATGGGCGCGTACGTCCTGAACGAGGAAAGCGGCGAACCGGAAACCATCCTGGCGGACTGGACGGTGCTTGCCACGGGCGGCGTGGGGCAGGTATTCCTGCATTCCACCAATGCCCCGGGTTGCGTGGGTACAGGCGTTTCCATGGCGTTTCGCGCCGGTGTGGATCTGGCAAATCTGGAATTCATGCAGTTTCACCCCACAGCCCTTTATGAAGAACGCAGCAACCGCCGCTCGCTCATCACCGAGGCCATGCGCGGCGAAGGCGCGCGCCTGCTCAACCACAAGGGACAAGCCTTCATGCAGGGTTATGACCCGCGCGGCGACCTGGCCCCGCGTGATGTGGTGGCCCAGGCCATGATGGACGAAATGCTGCATAACGGTGCGCCCTGCCTTTTTCTGGACGTGAGCGGTGTGGAACAGGACCTGCCCACACGTTTTCCCACGGTATTCCAGAAGTGCCTTGAAGCCGGCATCGACATCCGCCGCGAGCCCATCCCCGTTGTTCCCGCCGCCCACTATTTCTGCGGCGGTGTGCTTACCGACGAGCGAGGGCGTACATCCATGCGCGGTCTTTACGCCATTGGCGAGTGCGCCTGCACCGGGCTGCACGGGGCCAACCGCCTGGCGAGTACATCCCTGCTCGAGGCCCTGGTGTGGGGTGTCAGCTGCGGCAAAGACCTGAACCGCCGCCTCAAGGCCGAAAGCGGCCTGCCCAAGGGCCTGGCCGCCGCCATTCCCGACTGGCTGCACGAAGGGGACGAACGGCGCGATGACCCGGCCCTGGTGGCTCAGGACTGGACCAACATACGCAATACCATGTGGAACTATGTGGGCATTTCGCGCACAGAGGCCCGGCTGCGCAGGGCGTTTGAAGACATGCGCGACCTTGTGCGGCATATCCACGACTTTTATAAATATACCCGCATTTCACGACGCCTTGTGGACCTTTTTCACGGCTCACAGACAGCCTACGTCATCATTCAGGCGGCCATGCGCAACCGCGCCAGCCTGGGTTGTCACCACAGGGTGGATTGA
- a CDS encoding pyridoxal-phosphate-dependent aminotransferase family protein, translating to MLNKFRLLTPGPTPLPERVRLVLARDMIHHRKSEFKEIMGQVQQSLQTLFGTSGTVLPLSCSGTGAMTAAVYNLFAPGQKVLVIDGGKFSQRWSEIALSRGLEVETIPVPWGQAVRPEAVEAALKADPSIAGVLIQLSETSTGVLHPVEAVARITRESQALLVVDGISAVGLSPCPMDAWGVDCLLTGSQKGLMLPPGLALLALSGRAWACAEKQTPGCFYFNLVKERENVLKGQTCFTSPVGLILGLKESLDMLLENGLEPVYAKQWALTMLTRAGLSAMGLELFAKKDFAWGITSVLLPDGVDGTKVLRLAQEKHGVCMAGGQDHYKGRMARIGHMGWVDWADVAAGLYALNDSLRAVGGYSGSRDYLEQGMAAYRAALEGRPGAPLPQVYS from the coding sequence ATGCTTAACAAGTTTCGCCTGCTCACCCCCGGCCCCACGCCCCTGCCCGAGCGCGTGCGCCTTGTTCTGGCCCGGGACATGATCCACCATCGCAAAAGCGAATTCAAAGAGATCATGGGGCAGGTTCAGCAAAGCCTGCAAACACTTTTCGGCACTTCCGGCACGGTGCTGCCTCTCTCCTGTTCCGGCACGGGGGCCATGACGGCAGCCGTGTACAATCTTTTCGCGCCGGGGCAAAAAGTGCTGGTGATCGACGGTGGCAAATTCAGCCAGCGCTGGAGTGAAATTGCCCTGTCGCGCGGCCTGGAAGTAGAAACCATCCCTGTGCCGTGGGGCCAGGCCGTCAGGCCTGAAGCCGTGGAAGCGGCCCTCAAGGCGGACCCGTCCATTGCCGGAGTGCTTATCCAGCTTTCCGAAACATCCACCGGTGTACTTCACCCTGTGGAGGCCGTGGCCCGCATCACCCGCGAAAGCCAGGCCCTGCTGGTAGTGGACGGCATCTCGGCAGTGGGCCTTTCACCCTGCCCCATGGATGCATGGGGAGTGGACTGCCTGCTCACCGGCTCGCAAAAAGGCCTCATGCTGCCCCCTGGCCTGGCGCTGCTGGCGCTGTCCGGGCGGGCCTGGGCCTGTGCCGAAAAGCAGACGCCGGGCTGTTTTTACTTCAATCTGGTCAAAGAGCGCGAGAATGTGCTCAAGGGGCAAACCTGCTTTACTTCTCCTGTGGGACTTATCCTCGGACTCAAGGAAAGCCTGGACATGCTGCTGGAAAACGGGCTGGAACCCGTGTATGCCAAGCAATGGGCCTTGACCATGCTCACCCGCGCAGGCCTTTCGGCCATGGGGCTGGAGCTGTTTGCCAAAAAAGATTTTGCGTGGGGCATCACCAGCGTACTGCTGCCTGACGGAGTTGATGGCACAAAGGTATTGCGTCTGGCTCAGGAAAAACACGGCGTATGTATGGCCGGGGGGCAGGACCACTACAAGGGGCGCATGGCGCGCATCGGCCATATGGGATGGGTGGACTGGGCGGATGTGGCCGCCGGCCTTTACGCCCTCAACGACAGCCTGCGGGCCGTGGGCGGCTACAGCGGCTCGCGCGACTATCTGGAGCAGGGCATGGCCGCCTATCGTGCAGCCCTTGAAGGCAGGCCCGGCGCTCCGTTGCCTCAGGTCTATAGCTAG
- a CDS encoding DUF1844 domain-containing protein: MNQQSCGCSSGHASGGPMPEVTFSTFILSLASSALVHLGEVPNPETGSTETNLPLAKHSIDVLEMLHMKTERCLDEQERKLLESILYELRMKFVIKCGPDCECLSNKGQTPA; the protein is encoded by the coding sequence ATGAACCAACAATCCTGCGGCTGCTCGTCAGGCCATGCCTCCGGCGGGCCCATGCCCGAAGTGACGTTTTCCACATTTATTCTCTCCCTGGCATCTTCCGCCCTGGTACATCTGGGCGAAGTACCCAACCCTGAAACCGGCAGCACCGAGACAAACCTGCCTCTGGCCAAGCACAGCATCGACGTGCTTGAAATGCTGCACATGAAAACGGAGCGCTGCCTCGACGAACAGGAACGTAAGCTGCTCGAAAGCATCCTTTACGAGCTGCGCATGAAATTTGTCATCAAATGCGGCCCTGATTGCGAGTGCCTGTCCAACAAGGGGCAGACTCCCGCATAG
- the argC gene encoding N-acetyl-gamma-glutamyl-phosphate reductase has translation MKMFKAGLVGVTGYAGMELARLLASHPSMRLVMACSRAEAGKRLGEYYPFLEHMPGADVVISVFDAKQAARECDVVFLAVPAGTAMDMAAPLLEAGTKVVDLSADFRLRDPAVYSAWYRHEHTHTDILPKAVYGLPELYAAEAARASLIANPGCYPTSVILGLYAAIKNNLVHADDIVVDAKSGATGAGRKAAVGTLYCEISDNFRAYGLPTHRHTPEIEQEVSLLAGQDVRLSFNTHILPLNRGILSTIYTRLKNPKTTLDEVREAFKATWAHSPWVRVLPKGALPETRFVRGSMFCDLGLVVDPRTGRLTILAAIDNLCRGASGQALANANLMCGLPVGAGLDMLAPLP, from the coding sequence ATGAAGATGTTCAAAGCGGGGCTGGTGGGAGTTACGGGATACGCAGGTATGGAACTGGCGCGGCTTCTGGCAAGCCATCCCTCCATGCGGCTTGTCATGGCCTGTTCACGGGCCGAGGCGGGCAAGCGCCTTGGCGAATACTACCCCTTTCTGGAACACATGCCCGGCGCGGATGTGGTCATAAGCGTCTTTGACGCCAAACAGGCCGCCAGGGAGTGCGATGTGGTCTTTCTGGCCGTTCCTGCCGGAACAGCCATGGATATGGCCGCGCCGCTGCTTGAGGCCGGAACAAAGGTCGTGGACCTTTCCGCAGACTTCCGCCTGCGCGATCCCGCAGTCTACAGTGCCTGGTACAGGCACGAGCACACCCACACGGACATCCTGCCCAAGGCCGTATACGGCCTGCCGGAGCTATACGCAGCCGAAGCGGCACGGGCAAGCCTGATCGCCAATCCCGGCTGCTATCCCACATCGGTCATTCTGGGCCTGTATGCGGCCATCAAGAACAATCTCGTTCATGCCGACGATATTGTAGTGGATGCCAAATCCGGAGCCACAGGCGCGGGCCGCAAGGCCGCCGTGGGAACCCTCTACTGCGAAATTTCAGATAATTTTCGCGCATACGGCCTGCCCACGCACAGGCATACGCCGGAAATTGAGCAGGAAGTGTCCCTGCTGGCCGGGCAGGACGTCCGCCTTTCCTTCAACACGCACATCCTGCCGCTTAACCGGGGCATCCTGTCCACCATCTATACCAGGCTGAAAAACCCCAAAACCACTCTGGACGAAGTACGCGAAGCCTTCAAGGCCACCTGGGCGCACAGCCCCTGGGTGCGCGTACTGCCCAAGGGGGCGTTGCCCGAAACGCGCTTTGTGCGCGGCAGCATGTTCTGTGACCTGGGGCTTGTGGTAGACCCGCGCACAGGCAGACTGACCATTCTGGCCGCCATCGACAACCTGTGCCGCGGCGCTTCCGGCCAGGCGCTTGCCAACGCCAACCTCATGTGCGGCCTGCCGGTGGGGGCTGGGCTGGATATGCTGGCTCCCCTGCCGTAG
- the hypD gene encoding hydrogenase formation protein HypD, protein MQLENAFQDPQLCHSLLDRLNRALDGRPMRFMEVCGTHTVAIFQSGLRSLLPSAVAHLSGPGCPVCVTHDAEVAAFLDLAGRDRVIVATFGDLLRVPGPDGRSLKHAQAQGARVEIVYSPLDALSLAAENPGDTVVFLGIGFETTAPTVAATLLTARQRRLDNFCVLSLHKLVPPALRALLDDSQCAVEAFLLPGHVSTILGLQPYDFLAKDYGIPGVVGGFQPADILLALCMMAEQLRDKTPAVVNAYPRAVDDTGNPRARALLEQFFTPADALWRGIGSIPHSGLVLRAEYEDMDAMKRLGLTLPDVPPLAGCRCGDVLKGRITPPACPLFGKKCTPATPVGPCMVSTEGSCAAYFKYSER, encoded by the coding sequence ATGCAACTGGAAAACGCCTTTCAGGACCCGCAGCTCTGCCATAGCCTGCTGGACCGTCTCAATCGCGCGCTGGACGGACGTCCCATGCGATTTATGGAAGTATGCGGCACACATACGGTAGCCATCTTCCAAAGCGGCCTGCGTTCCCTGCTGCCTTCTGCTGTGGCCCACCTTTCCGGGCCGGGCTGTCCCGTCTGCGTCACACATGACGCCGAAGTGGCCGCTTTTCTTGACCTGGCGGGGCGTGACAGGGTTATTGTTGCCACCTTTGGCGACCTGCTGCGCGTACCCGGCCCCGACGGACGCAGCCTCAAGCACGCCCAGGCCCAGGGTGCGCGGGTGGAAATTGTGTACTCGCCGCTGGACGCCCTGAGCCTGGCGGCTGAAAACCCCGGCGACACCGTGGTTTTTCTGGGCATAGGCTTTGAGACCACCGCCCCCACCGTGGCCGCCACCCTGCTGACAGCCCGCCAGCGCAGACTTGACAATTTCTGCGTGCTTTCCCTGCACAAGCTGGTTCCCCCCGCCTTGCGCGCCCTGCTGGACGACAGCCAGTGCGCTGTGGAAGCCTTTTTGCTGCCCGGGCATGTGTCCACCATCCTCGGCCTGCAACCATATGATTTTCTGGCAAAGGACTATGGCATACCCGGCGTGGTGGGCGGCTTTCAGCCAGCCGACATTCTGCTGGCCCTGTGCATGATGGCCGAGCAGCTGCGCGACAAGACCCCGGCCGTGGTCAATGCCTATCCCCGCGCTGTGGACGACACGGGCAATCCGCGCGCCCGCGCCCTGCTGGAACAGTTTTTCACTCCGGCAGACGCCCTGTGGCGCGGCATTGGCAGCATACCGCACAGCGGGCTGGTGCTGCGGGCCGAATACGAGGATATGGACGCCATGAAGCGCCTTGGCCTCACGCTGCCGGACGTGCCGCCGCTGGCCGGATGCCGCTGCGGAGATGTGCTCAAGGGCCGCATTACGCCCCCGGCCTGTCCGCTCTTCGGTAAAAAATGCACGCCTGCCACGCCGGTGGGACCATGCATGGTGTCCACCGAGGGCAGTTGTGCCGCCTACTTCAAATATTCGGAGCGATAA